Proteins from one Capricornis sumatraensis isolate serow.1 chromosome 2, serow.2, whole genome shotgun sequence genomic window:
- the CREG1 gene encoding protein CREG1 yields the protein MAGCACGFVRAVLAFLLAPALVTLLVAPARGRGGRGHGDWDAAELLPPLPPRENAALVARFVTNVCDWGALATISTQEGVRGRPFADVLSLSDGPPGKGSGVPYFYLSPLQQSVGNLQENPYATLTMSLAETSFCRKYGFDPQSPLCAHIILSGTVIKVSETETDVAKNSLFIRHPEMKTWPSSHNWFFAKLNITNIWVLDYFGGPKIVTPAEYYNATSQ from the exons ATGGCGGGTTGTGCCTGCGGGTTCGTGCGCGCAGTGCTCGCCTTCCTGCTGGCGCCCGCGCTGGTGACTCTGCTGGTGGCACCGGCGCGAGGCCGGGGCGGCCGGGGCCACGGGGACTGGGACGCTGCCgagctgctgccgccgctgccgccCCGGGAGAATGCGGCGCTCGTGGCCCGCTTCGTGACAAACGTTTGTGACTGGGGCGCACTGGCCACCATCTCAACGCAGGAGGGGGTGCGCGGCCGGCCCTTTGCCGACGTCTTATCGCTCAGCGATGGGCCCCCGGGCAAGGGCAGCGGCGTGCCCTACTTCTACCTGAGCCCGCTGCAGCAATCGGTGGGCAACCTGCAG GAGAATCCATATGCTACATTGACCATGTCTTTGGCAGAGACTAGTTTCTGCAGAAAATATGGATTTGATCCCCAGAGTCCCCTCTGTGCTCACATAATACTATCAGGAACTGTTATCAAG GTGAGTGAAACAGAAACGGATGTTGCAAAGAATTCATTATTCATTCGACACCCTGAGATGAAAACCTGGCCATCCAGCCATAACTGGTTCTTTGCTAAGTTGAATATAACCAATATCTGGGTCCTGGACTACTTTGGTGGACCAAAAATAGTGACACCTGCAGAATATTATAATGCCACATCTCAGTAA